In Blastopirellula sediminis, the following proteins share a genomic window:
- a CDS encoding peptide-binding protein, translating to MNWRPLPGFFIFAFLLLAGLSGCGGSGGETTTTEEPTTSESGSAEEKKEEPAEEEVLLEPFDAPPLEEIDAKVKWVDQRVVDPIELLREQLAKEPPLTDAKTALTLRNDYPKDKVNNEKILSALGRLPASEDEVDYDSTVVRHVGGDAKSTNPLMVSSVTEFDVVGLMGIEVFGFDWNMDPLASSDYVKSWQTSEDGLYDKVVLRDDIYWSDGKKVTAQDVMFSFQVIMDPESRVPAVKQGTDRIRWVQAYGDNTIVYFHRESTPVNVWNINFPTIPKHVYEETIKEDPTMRFSKAHSDLEKNPVCGGPYKLVKHDRGQEIVLERRDDFYMVDGKQVRRKPYIKTIRFRVIEDPNTAMLALKTGSIDEMAISADLWKTQANDDKFYEHNTKATDTEWVSFHICWNVKSPFFEDKRVRQAMSYTLDHEEMLDKVFEGLYEPAAGPFHPTAWMAPKPFPESYKQDLDKAEELLDEAGWSDTDLDGIRDKKIKGKTVRFEFAIICPPNPLSERVCKLLKRDLSKIGVACNIKMVEFTALQQLNLDHNFEASVSGWGTSTDPYSVENIFGTGEGRNYGQYSNAELDKLFEEGLREFDKEKRAKIYGKVHEILYDDQVYTWLFYRNSFYGFNKKLRGYRFSPRGPYNYSPGFSSIWVAKP from the coding sequence ATGAATTGGCGTCCTCTCCCAGGGTTTTTCATCTTTGCATTTCTGTTGCTAGCTGGGCTATCTGGATGCGGCGGATCTGGAGGCGAGACGACGACCACCGAGGAGCCGACCACCTCGGAGAGTGGATCAGCAGAAGAGAAGAAGGAAGAGCCGGCCGAAGAGGAAGTGCTGCTGGAGCCATTTGACGCTCCGCCGCTGGAAGAGATCGACGCGAAGGTGAAATGGGTCGATCAGCGGGTGGTCGATCCAATCGAACTGCTTCGCGAGCAACTTGCAAAAGAGCCGCCGCTGACCGATGCGAAGACCGCTCTCACGCTTCGCAACGACTACCCGAAAGACAAAGTTAATAACGAAAAGATCTTGTCGGCTCTCGGCCGTTTGCCGGCGTCGGAAGACGAAGTCGATTACGACTCGACCGTGGTTCGTCATGTTGGCGGCGACGCCAAGAGCACCAACCCGCTGATGGTCAGCTCGGTGACCGAGTTCGACGTGGTCGGGCTGATGGGGATCGAGGTGTTCGGTTTCGACTGGAACATGGATCCGCTGGCGAGCTCCGACTACGTCAAGAGCTGGCAGACGAGCGAAGACGGACTGTACGACAAGGTCGTCCTGCGTGACGACATCTATTGGTCGGATGGAAAGAAGGTGACCGCCCAGGACGTGATGTTCTCGTTCCAGGTGATCATGGATCCGGAGTCGCGCGTGCCGGCGGTGAAGCAAGGCACCGATCGGATTCGCTGGGTGCAAGCCTACGGCGACAACACGATCGTCTACTTCCACCGCGAATCGACGCCGGTCAACGTCTGGAACATCAACTTCCCGACGATTCCGAAGCACGTCTACGAAGAGACGATCAAAGAAGACCCGACGATGCGTTTCAGCAAGGCCCACTCCGACCTGGAAAAGAACCCGGTTTGCGGCGGACCTTACAAGCTGGTCAAGCATGATCGCGGTCAGGAAATCGTGCTGGAACGCCGTGACGATTTCTACATGGTCGACGGCAAGCAAGTTCGCCGTAAGCCGTACATCAAGACGATCCGCTTCCGCGTGATCGAAGATCCGAACACCGCCATGTTGGCGCTGAAGACCGGCTCGATCGACGAGATGGCGATCTCCGCCGATCTCTGGAAGACGCAAGCGAACGACGACAAGTTCTACGAGCACAATACGAAGGCGACCGATACCGAATGGGTCAGCTTCCATATTTGCTGGAACGTGAAGTCGCCGTTCTTCGAGGACAAGCGAGTCCGTCAGGCGATGTCGTACACCCTCGATCATGAGGAAATGCTCGACAAGGTGTTTGAGGGGTTGTACGAACCGGCCGCCGGTCCGTTTCACCCGACCGCTTGGATGGCGCCTAAGCCGTTCCCCGAATCTTACAAGCAAGATTTGGACAAAGCGGAAGAACTGCTCGACGAAGCCGGCTGGAGCGATACCGATCTGGACGGCATCCGCGATAAGAAAATCAAGGGCAAGACGGTCCGTTTTGAGTTTGCGATCATCTGCCCGCCGAACCCGCTGTCGGAACGCGTTTGTAAGCTGCTGAAGCGCGACCTGAGCAAGATCGGCGTCGCGTGCAACATCAAGATGGTCGAGTTCACCGCGCTGCAGCAGTTGAACCTGGACCATAACTTTGAAGCGTCGGTCAGCGGCTGGGGAACGAGCACCGACCCCTACTCGGTCGAAAACATCTTCGGCACCGGCGAGGGGCGTAACTACGGCCAGTACTCGAATGCGGAACTCGACAAGCTGTTTGAAGAAGGCTTGCGTGAGTTCGACAAGGAAAAGCGAGCCAAGATCTACGGCAAGGTGCACGAGATTTTGTATGACGATCAGGTCTATACCTGGCTCTTCTACCGCAACTCGTTCTACGGTTTCAACAAGAAGCTCCGCGGTTAT